The following DNA comes from Amycolatopsis albispora.
TGAGCCGCGAGGTGGCGGCGAGCACCTCGGCGTCGACCTTGGTCGCGGACCGCACCAGCAGCGCGTCCGCCCCCTTCACCGCCTCGAGCAGCGCCGGCCGGTCGGTGCCGTCCACATGCTGGACATCGACCTCGTCGCCGAACACGCTCAGCACGGACGGCGCGAGCTTCTCCGCGATGAGTACGACGGGCTTGCTGGGCGTGGTCACGATGCGGCTCCCATATTTCGGATTCGGCAGAAAGTGCTTGAGTGGCAACGCTTTTTCCTGCGGTCAGCCGATCCGTGCCAGTTCGCCGCTCGCGCCCCACCTCCGCTGACCGGCCACGACGGTGTGCCCGGACCACGCGCAGTTTAGCCCGCTCGTACCCATCTCGTTAACTGGGACGCAACCCGGAGAAAACAAGTTCGAGCAGCTCGGGCACGCGCGCGTCCCCGGCCGGATCGTGCTGCGACGCCCACGCTACCGCGTTGACCAGCAGCAACATGTCCTCGGTTGCGACGTCTTCGCGGAGTTCCCCGGCGGCACGCGCCCGCTCGGCCAGGCGCGCGCCGGTGCCGCGCATGGTGTGGCACGACTCGTACAACTCGGACGTTTCGTCCCGCAGCGCCACCGCCACCGCCTCGATCAGGCCGCGAAAGGTGGTCGAGACCGCCGCGAGTTCGCGGAGCCAGCGGAACAGGGCCTCCCCCGGCCGGTCGTGCTCGATGAGCTCCCTGCCCAGCTCGGCCACCCGGTCGAAACGGTCCCGCAGCAGCGCTTCCAGCAGCGCGCTGCGGGTGGCGAAATGCCGGTACAGCGTGCCGATGCCGACCCCCGCGGCCCTGGCGATCTCCTCCAGCGACGCGTCGACGCCGTCGCGCGCGAAGGCGGTCGCGGCTTCGGCGAGCAGCCGGTCGTAGTTGCGGCGGGCGTCGGCACGCAGCGGTTTCGCAGAGGTCATCGCGGTCCGAGTTTAGCCACTGGCGTATCGGAGGCTGCCTCCGTATAGTCGGCCGAGTTAACCGGAGGCTGCCTCATGTTAGGGACTTCATGGAACTGATCGAACGAACCCGCGCGGCTCTCGGTGCCGTCGGGATCTGGTTGCCGAACGCGCCGCTCAAGCCACCGGTCGAGGTGGAACGCCGGGAAACCCGCAGGCTGGACACGCTCGGCTACGGCTCGCTGTGGAGCGGCGAAGGCGTCGGCGTGCGGGAAGCGCTCGCGATCCACGGCATCCTGCTCGGCGACACGCGCAACCTGGTCTTCGGCACCGGAATCGCCAACGTCTGGTCCCGGCCCGCCAGCACCCTCCAGGCGGGCGCGGCCACGCTGGCGGCGGCGCACCCCGGGCGGTTCGTGCTCGGCGTCGGCATCGGGCACGCCTTCCAGGCCGCCCGGACCGGCGGCGACTACCGGCCGCTGTCCCAGCTGCGCGACTACCTGTCCACCATGGACGCCGAAGCCGCGGAAAACCCGCCCGCGGAGGCGTTCCCGCGGGTGCTCGCCGCGGTCGGCCCGCGCATGCTCGAACTGGCACGGGAACGCACCGAAGGCGCGCACCCGTTCTTCACCCCCGTCGAGCACACCGCTTTCGCCCGCGAAGTCCTCGGGCCGGACAAGCTGCTCATCCCCCAGCTGCACGTGCTGCTGGAGACCGATCCGGTGCGTGCCAGGGAAAGCCAGCACGACTGGCTCGGCTACGCACTCGGCGTGAAGGCGTACGCCAACGCCTGGCGCCGGTTCGGTTACGAGCCCGGACTGAGCGACCGGTTCATCGACGCGGCGGTGGCCTGGGGTGACGAGGAAGCGATCGCGCGACGGGTGCGCGAGCAGCTGGACGCCGGGGCGGACCACGTGCTGGTCACGCCCTCCGTCGGCAGCCTGCCCGAGCAGGCCGACATGCTGGAGAAGCTCGCGCCCGCACTGCTGGAGGTGGCCCGGTGAGCGTGGGGATCTGGACCTTCGCCTTCGACACGCGGCCCATCGGTGAGGTCGTCGAAGCGGCACGGGAAATCGAGGAGCTGGGGTTCGAGTCGATCTGGTGCGGCGAGTACCGCGGCCGGGAAGCCTTCACCCAGGCCGGACTGCTGCTCGCGGCGACGGAAAAGCTCACCGTCGCCACCGGTATCGCCCGGTTCGGCGAACGCACTCCGCTGGCCGCGGCCGCCGCCGGGCGCACGCTCGCCGAGGCGCACCCGGGCCGGTTCGTGCTCGGGCTCGGCGGCCACCTGCCCGGCGACCGTCCACTTCGGAGGTTCACCGAGTACCTCGACGGCATGGACAACGCCGGTCTGATCTCACCGGCGGCCCCCTACCGGCGGGTGCTGGCCGCGCTGGGGCCGCGGATGCTGGAGCTGGCCGCCTCCCGCACCGACGGTGCGCACTCGTACTTCGTGCCGCCCGAGCACACCGCGATCGCCAGGGAAGCGGTGGGCCCCAAGGGATATCTGGTGGTCGAGCAGAGCGTGGTGCTCGATCCGGACCCGGCGTCGGCGCGGCAGGCCGCCCGCGAGTTCGTCGGCCAGTACGTCGGGATGGCCGCCCACCACCGGGCGAACCTGCGGCGGCTCGGCTTCACCGACGACGACCTCACCGAGGTGAGCGATCGGCTGGTGTCGGCGATCGTGGCCTCCGGTGAGCAGGCGGTGCACGACCGGATCCGCGCCCATCTCGACGCCGGAGCCGACCACGTGTGCGTGCAGGTCATCAGCGACGGGCTGCCGCGCGCGGAGTGGCGGGTGCTCGCGGACCTCGTGTAGCGTCGGCCGGGCGCGGCCGGGGCCGCGTCCCGTCCGCGGGCAGGGCCGCGCCCACCCCGTGCTCCAACCCCAGGTCACCAGTGCTTTCTTCCGGCCCGGACAGCGGACGGCGGGCGTGGGGAAGGAAGTGCCGTGCTCAACCTCGAACAACTGCGCAAGCGTGCCAAGGACCTGCTGCGGGCCCACCGCGCGGGTGATCCCGATGCCGTCGCCCGGCTGCGCGCGGCCCGTGCCCCGGTGCGGCTCGCGGACGCGCAGCACGTGATCGCCCGTGAGAACGGGTTTCCCAGCTGGCCGAAGCTGAAGTCCTATGTGGACAGGCTGCGCCGGACGGGGCCGGAGCTGCGGCACGCCTACCACGAAGATCCGCGGTACTACACCGAGCGCGCGCTCGGCCTGCTCGCTTCGGCGAAGGACGGCACCCCGGCCGCGGTGGCCTCCTTCACCGCGATCGAGGCCCCGCTGACCAGGGCGGGCGCGCGCCGGGTGGTGGCCACCGAGCACGGGTTCGACAGCTGGCAGGCGCTGCTGCGGCACGTCCGCGACCTGGACGAACCGTTCACCCGGGCGTATCGGGCGATCGAGGCGCGGGACGTGCCGGAGCTGGCCGCGGTGCTGGCCCGCTTCCCCGGCCTGGTCACCGCGCGGGGCACCAACGGCAACGACCTGCTCGGCATGGCCGCCGCCGCCTGCGACGAGCGGCTGGTGCGGGTGCTGCTGGACGCGGGCGCCGACGTCGGCCACGCGAACGCGCACGGCTGGACGGCCTTGCACCAGGCCGGGTACGCCGGGCTGCCGGAGCTGGCGCGCATGCTGCTCGACGCCAGGGCGCGACCGGACGTTTCCGCGCGGGGTGACGGCGGTACGCCGCTGGTCGTCGCGTTGTTCTGGGGGCACACCCCGACCGCGGAACTGCTGGCGGCGCACGGGGTGTGGCCGCGCAACCTGCGGGTGGCCGCGGGCCTGGGACAGCTGGAGCTGGCGGAGGACGCCGGGGCGCATCGTGAGTTCTACCGGCCGCACGGCGGTTTCCCGGCGTGGCGTCCATCGGACTCGGCCGCCGAAGTGCTCGACGAGGCCCTATCGTGGGCGGCGCGCAACGACCAGGCCGACGCGATCACCGAACTGGTGGCGCGGGGCGCGCGGCTGGACGCCGACGTCTACCGCGGCACCGCGCTGACCTGGGCGGCGGCGGGCGGGAAGCTACGGGCCGTGCGGCGGCTGCTCGACCTGGGCGCGGACCCGAACGCGCGCGGCACCTTCGGCGGCCCGGACCACGGTGAGGGCGTCACCGCGCTGCACCTGGCCGCCCAGCACGGCCACCTCCCCACGATCACGCTGCTGCTGGAGAGGGGCGCCGATCCCGGGATCCGGGACACCATCCACCACGGCGACGCCGCCAGCTGGGCCGACTTCGGCGGCCAGGAAGCCGCCGTCGCGCTGCTCAGAGATCGGCGGGGCGGTTGAACTCGTTGTCCTGCACGCCCGCCCGGAACGCGGTCCATTCCGACGGGGTGAACACCAGCACCGTGTCCGCGCCCGCCCGGCGCAGGGCGATGTAGGTGACCCCGTCGGTGTGCGGCACGAAGGCCACCTCGCCTTCCGGCCCGGCCTGCCGCCACTGCGCGGCGGACAGGTCGAGTTCGTGCCGGATGTGTGCCTTGTCGTCCATGCGCACACGGTAGCGGCCCCGGCCCGGAAAGATCATTCCGAACCGGGGCCGCGCGCGGGAAAGATCAGGCGGTCTCGGTGATCGGCCGGTCCACCCACGACATCAGGTCGCGCAGCTTCTTGCCGGTCTCCTCGATCGGGTGCTGGGCGCCCTGCTCCTCCAGCTTGGTGAAGTTCGGCCGCCCGGCCTCGTCCTCGGCCACCCACTCGCGCGCGAAGGTGCCGTCCTGGATCTCGCCGAGGATCTTCTTCATCTCCTCCTTCACCGCCGGCGTGATCACGCGCGGGCCGCGGGTGAGGTCGCCGTACTCCGCGGTGTCGGACACCGAGTAGCGCTGGCGGGCGATGCCGCCCTCGTACATCAGGTCGACGATCAGCTTCAGCTCGTGCAGCACCTCGAAGTAGGCGATCTCCGGCGCGTAACCGGCCTCGGTGAGCACCTCGAAGCCGGTCTGCACCAGCGCGGACGCGCCACCGCAGAGCACCGCCTGCTCACCGAACAGGTCGGTCTCGGTCTCCTCGGTGAAGGTGGTCTTGATGACCCCGGCCCGCGCACCGCCGATGGCCGCCGCGTAGGAGAGCGCGAGCGCCTCGGCGCCACCGGTGGCGTCCTGCTCCACCGCGATCAGCGCGGGCACGCCCTTGCCGTCGACGAACTGGCGGCGCACCAGGTGCCCGGGGCCCTTCGGCGCGACCATCGCCACGTCGATCCCGGCCGGCGGCTTGATCAGCTCGTACCGGATGTTGAAGCCGTGGCCGAAGAAGAGCGCGTCGCCGTCCTTGAGGTTCGGCTCGATGTCCTCGGCGTAGATGAACCGCTGCTTGGTGTCCGGCGCCAGGATCATGATCAGGTCGGCTTCCTTCGAAGCCTCCGCCGGGGTGAGCACCTTCAGTCCCTGCTCCTCGGCCTTCGCCCGGGACTTGGATCCCTCGGGCAGGCCGATGCGGACGTCGACGCCGGAGTCGCGCAGGCTCAGCGCGTGCGCGTGCCCCTGGCTGCCGTAGCCGATCACGGCGACCTTGCGACCCTGGATGATGCTGAGGTCGGCGTCGTCGTCGTAGAAGATTTCCACTGCCATGAGGGGTGCTACTTCCTTCCGAAAAATGTTCTTAGCGAGTGCTGGTTGCGGTGATGGAACGCGGACCGCGGCCGACGGCGACCATGCCCGACTGCACGAGTTCCCGCACACCGTACGGCTCGAGCATGCGCAGCAGCGCACCGATCTTGTCGCTGGTGCCGGTGGCTTCGACGGTCAGCGATTCCGGGGAGACGTCCACCACCTTGGCCCGGAACAGCTGCACGGTCTCGAGCACCTGGCTGCGCACGGTGGCGTCGGCCCTGACCTTGACCAGCAGCAGTTCGCGGCGGACCGCGGTGGACGGTTCGAGCTCCACGATCTTGATGACGTTGACCAGCTTGTTGAGCTGCTTGGTGACCTGCTCGAGGGGTAACTCGTCGACGGCCACCACGATCGTCATCCTGGACACCTCCGGGTTCTCCGTGGGTCCGACGGCGAGGGACTCGATGTTGAAGCCCCGGCGGGAGAACAACCCGGAAACCCGGGCGAGCACACCGGGCACGTTCTCCACGAGAACGCTCAGCGTGTGGTTGGTCATTGCGAAACCTCGTCGTCGTCGAAGAGCGGGCGGATGCCGCGTGCGGCCATGATCTCGTCGTTGCCGGTACCCGCGGCCACCATGGGCCACACCTGCGCGTCCTTGCCGACCACGAAGTCGATCACCACCGGGCGGTCGTTGATCTCCATCGCGCGCTGGATCACCTGGTCGACCTCCTCCTTGGTCTCGCAGCGGAGACCGGCGCAGCCGAGCGCCTCGGCGAGCAGGGTGAAGTCGGGGATGCGGTGCTTGTGCGTACCGAGATCGGTGTTCGAGTACCGCTCCGAGTAGAAGAGGTTCTGCCACTGGCGGACCATGCCGAGGTTGCCGTTGTTGATCACCGCGACCTTGATCGGCGCGCCCTCGATGGCACAGGTGGCCAGTTCCTGGTTGGTCATCTGGAAGCAGCCGTCCCCGTCGATCGCCCAGACCTGCTTGTCCGGCATGCCGAACTGCGCGCCCATCGCGGCGGGCACCGCGAAGCCCATCGTGCCGAGGCCGCCGGAGTTGATCCAGGTGGCGGGCTTTTCGTACTTGATGAACTGCGCGGCCCACATCTGGTGCTGGCCGACGCCCGCGGTGTAGATCGCGTCCGGCCCGACCAGCTGGCCGATCCGCTCGATCACGTACTGCGGCGAGAGCGTGCCGTCGACCGGCCACTCGTAGCCGGCCGGGAAGGTGTCGCGCCACGAGTCGATCTGCGTCCACCACGCGCCGAGGTCGGGCTTGTCGTTCTCCGCGTGCACGGCGGCGATCAGCTCGTTGATGATCTCCGCGCAGTCACCCACGATCGGCACGTCCGCCTTGCGGTTCTTGGAGATCTCCGCCGGGTCGATGTCGGCGTGCACCACGGTGGCGTCCGGCGCGAACGAGGACAGCTGGCCGGTGACCCGGTCGTCGAAGCGGGCGCCGAGCGCGATCAGCAGGTCCGCGCGCTGCATCGCGGCCACCGCGGCGACCGAGCCGTGCATGCCGGGCATGCCCAGGTGCTGGCGGTGCGAGTCGGGGAAGGCACCGCGGGCCATCAGCGTGGTGACCACCGGGATGCCGGTCAGCTCGGCCAGTTCGAGCAGCTGCTTCGACGCCTTGGCCTTGATCACGCCACCACCGACGTAGAGCACCGGGCGGCGCGAACGCGCGATCAGCTTCGCGGCCTCGCGGACCTGCTTGCCGTGCGGCCGCAGCGTCGGCCGGTAGCCGGGCAGGCGCATCTCCGGCGGCCAGCTGAACGAGGTGGTCTCCTGGAGCACGTCCTTGGGAATGTCCACCAGCACCGGGCCTGGCCTGCCGGTGGCCGCCAGGTGGAAGGCCTCGGCGATCACGCGCGGGATGTCGATCGGGTTGGTGACCAGGAAGTTGTGCTTGGTGATCGGCATGGTGATGCCGCAGATGTCGGCTTCCTGGAAGGCGTCGGTGCCGATCAGCGCGCGGGACTGCTGCCCGGTGATGGCCACCACCGGCACCGAGTCCATGTTCGCGTCCGCCAGCGGGGTGACCAGGTTCGTCGCCCCCGGGCCCGAAGTGGCCATGCACACCCCGACCTTGCCGGTGGCCTGCGCGTACCCGGTGGCCGCGTGCCCGGCGCCCTGCTCGTGCCGGACGAGCACGTGCCGCACCTTCGTCGAGTCGAGCAGCGGGTCGTAGGCCGGGAGAATGGTGCCGCCGGGAATGCCGAACACCACCTCCGCGCCGACGGCCTCGAGCGAGCGCACGAGGGACTGGGCCCCGGTCACCCGGACCGGGGTGCCGGCCGGCGGGGTGGGCTTCGGACGGTGCCCGGGCTGTGCCGCCGCGGCGGCGGGCGGCCCGGCGTTCGTTTCCGATCGCGAGGTGGCGCTAGTCATCGGTTCTGCCTCGTGGGTGTCGGTGTCACTCATTCGGGTGGCAAACGGGGCTGGGGCAACAAAAAACCCCCGCCGACCGATAAAGGTCGCACGAGGGTCGCGCGTCGACGCAGCGGGCTCTCCCTAAGCGTCGACGCGCTGAGGAAGTACGAGGCCGGTCTGCGGTGTCACGGCACGGACGTTAATCCTTCGACGCCGAGGGTGTCAACTCTGCGGGATGGTGTGTCCGGATGCTGGGAGCCCGGACCCCGCTCGAACGCGCGCCCGCGCGCGGTGCACCATTTCGGGGTGGCCGAAGAATCACCGCAGGACAACGCCCCCACCGCGCCGAAGGCGATCTTCCGGGTACCCGGCACGGCGTTGCTGGCCGTGCTCTTCCTCGCGGTCTGTGTGACCCCGGTCGCATTCTCCCTGCCCGGCCTGCCGTTGCTCTACCTGATCCCGCTGGGCATCGGCGTGTGGGTGGTCCGCACGCGCACCACCGCCGACGCCGACGGCCTCACCGTGCGCACCGTGTTCGGCAAGCGCGTGCTGCCGTGGGACTCGCTGAAGGGCTTCTCGCTGACCGGGAAGTCGAAGGTGATCGCGGTACTCGGCGACGACACGAAGGTCGCGCTGCCCGCGGTGCGCACGCGTCATCTGCCGGTGCTCAGCCTCGTCAGCGGAGGCAGGCTGGACGACCCCAGCGGGCAGCTCTCCGAAGAGGAGTAATCTCGGGTCACCGCTCCCGGCATGGCCCTGTGGCGCTCACCCGCGCCTGGGCCGAACTCCTGAGTATTCCTGCACAAGTTACGGAGGAGCCGTGCCTCAGCTGCGCTCCCGCACCACCACCCACGGCCGCAACGCCGCGGGCGCCCGTTCCCTGTGGCGTGCCACCGGGATGACCGACAGCGACTTCGGCAAGCCCATCGTCGCCATCGCCAACTCCTACACCCAGTTCGTGCCGGGGCACGTGCACCTCAAGAACCTCGGCGACATCGTGGCCGAGGCGGTGGCCGAAGCCGGTGGGGTGGCGCGCGAGTTCCACACCATCGCCGTCGACGACGGCATCGCCATGGGCCACAGCGGCATGCTCTACTCGCTGCCCTCGCGCGAGATCATCGCCGACTCGGTGGAGTACATGGTCAACGCGCACCAGGCCGACGCGCTGGTGTGCATCTCCAACTGCGACAAGATCACCCCGGGCATGCTCAACGCCGCGATGCGGCTGAACATCCCGGTGGTCTTCGTCTCCGGTGGTCCGATGGAGGCGGGCAAGGCGGTGGTCGTCGGTGACGTGGTGCACCCGTCGTCCGACCTGATCACCACCATTTCCGCGTCCGCGAACGCGGCGGTGGACGAGCAGGCGCTGGCCGAGGTCGAGCGCTCGGCCTGCCCGACCTGTGGTTCGTGCTCGGGCATGTTCACCGCGAACTCGATGAACTGCCTCACCGAGGCGCTCGGGCTTTCCTTGCCGGGCAACGGTTCCACGCTGGCCACGCACGCCGCGCGCCGCGAACTGTTCGCCGAGGCGGGCCGCACCGTGGTCGAGCTGTGCAAGCGCTGGTACGGCGAGGACGACGAGTCCGCGCTGCCGCGGTCGATCGCGAACAAGCACGCGTTCGAGAACGCGATGGCGCTGGACATGGCGATGGGCGGCTCGACGAACACCGTGCTGCACATCCTCGCCGCCGCGCAGGAGGGCGAGATCGACTTCACCATCGACGACATCGACGCGATCGGGCGGCGCGTGCCGTGCCTGTCGAAGGTGGCGCCGAACTCCGACTACCACATGGAGGACGTGCACCGCGCCGGTGGCATCCCGGCGATCCTCGGTGAGCTGTGGCGCGGTGGCCTGCTCCACGAGGACGTCACCTCGGTGCACACCCCGACGCTGGCCGAGTGGCTGTCCACTTGGGACATCCGCGCGGAGTCGCCGTCGGAGAGGGCGATCGAGCTGTACCACGCGGCGCCGGGCGGGGTGCGCACCACGGAGGCGTTCTCCACCTCGAACCGCTGGTCCTCTTTGGACACCGACGCGGCCGGCGGCTGCATCCGCGACGTCGAGCACGCCCACACCGCCGACGGCGGGCTGGCCATCCTGCGCGGCAACCTCGCCGAGAACGGCGCGGTGATCAAGTCTGCGGGCATCGACGAGTCGCTGTGGCGGTTCCAGGGCCCGGCTCGTGTGGTGGAGAGCCAGGAGGAGGCCGTTTCGGTCATCCTGGGCAAGCAGATCCAGCCCGGTGAGGTGCTGGTGGTGCGCTACGAGGGCCCCGCTGGCGGGCCCGGCATGCAGGAGATGCTGCACCCGACGGCGTTCCTGAAGGGCTCCGGCCTCGGCAAGAAGTGCGCGCTGATCACCGACGGGCGCTTCTCGGGTGGTTCGTCGGGCATCTCGGTGGGGCACATCTCCCCCGAGGCGGCCGCGGGCGGCACCATCGGCCTGGTCGAGAACGGCGACGAGATCCTGCTGGACGTGCGTGAGCGGCGGCTGGAACTGCTCGTCGACGACGCCGTGCTGGCGGAGCGGCGGGCGAAGATGGAGGCCAGCGAGCGGCCGTGGCAACCGGCGGAGCGGCAGCGGCCGGTCACCGGCGCGCTGCGGGCCTACGCCCGGATGGCCACCTCGGCCGACACCGGCGCCGTCCGCGACCCGAACAAGTAGGCCCCCGACGTCACGAATGTGGCTTTCGAGACGTTCAACGTCCCGAAAGCCACATTCGTGACACCCGCGTCAGCGGAACAGCGTGAGGACGAGCACCGAGGCGGCCGCCGCGATCAGCAGGCCGAAGATGGCGAACGGCATCGGCTTGCGCCGCCACGGGGTGTTCACGTCGAGCGCGATCCGGCCCGAGCCGGTGAACAGCACCGCCAGCGCGACCGTGGCGAGCAGCAGCTCGAACTCGAAGCCCTTGCCCGCCGCGCTGAAGAAGCCCCCGCTGAACTTGACGTAGACGATGCTCGCGGTCACCCCGAGCAGTGCCGACGCGCCGATCGGCGTGAACAGCCCCAGCACCAGCAGCACCCCGCCGACCACCTCGCTCAGCGCGGTGATCCACGACAGCAGGGTGAACTGCCCGGTGAAGCCGAGCTGCTGCAGGTAGCCGGCGAAACCGTCGATGCCCGGCCCGCCGAACGAGCCGAACAGCTTCTGCAGGCCGTGCGCGCCCATCGTGCCGCCCAGCACCAGGCGCAGCAGGAGCAGCCCGAAGTCCAGGCCGCCGTGCCAGCGGGTGGTGGTGTCCTTGGCCGGCTTGTCCTCGACCTCGTCGATCAGGCTGGTCTCCGCGGTGGAGTAGGCGCTGTCGTCGAACAGGTTGCTGCCGCCGGTGCCGCTCGTCCGATAGTCGTCATCGTGAGTGCTCACGCGCGCAGGGTAAGGGATACGGCTGTCCAGCGCATGCCCTGCGGCCGAATTTCCGGTGTTCAGTACTCCCCATGCACCAGGTTGTCGGGCAGCTCCCCGCTCGCGTAACGCCCGATCTCGGCGGCCGCGACCGCGTACGACCGCCGCCGGGCGCCGCGCGCGGACCCGGCGACGTGCGGGGTCAGCAGCACGCCCGGCATGCTCCACAGTGGATGGTCGGACGGCAGTGGCTCCGGGTCGGTGACGTCGAGCGCGGCCCGCAGGCGGCCCTTGCCCAGCTCCGCGACCAGCGCGTCGGTGACCACGACCTGCCCGCGCGCGGCGTTGACCAGCACCGCGCCGTCACGCATCGACGCCAGGAAGTCCGCGTCGACCATGCCGCGGGTGCGCGAGGTCAGCGGCACCATCAGTACCACCACGTCGTGCTCGGGCAGCAGCGACGGCAGTTCCCCGACGCCGGAAACCCCTTCGCGGGCGGTCAGCCCGACCATGGTGACGTGCGTGTCGAACGGCTCCAGCCGCCGTCGCAGCTGCCTGCCGAGGTCACCGGCGCCGACGATCAGCACCCGCTGCTCCTGCAGGGTGTCGGTGCTGTGCCGGTTCCACACCCGCGCGGCCTGGTCGGCGGCGAACTGGCCGAGTTCCCGGTAGATGGACAGCAGCGCGGCCACCACCCATTCGGCCGTGGCCCCGCCGTGCGCGCCGCGGCAGGTGGACAGCAGCACGTCCGAGGGCACCACCGGGATCCAGTCCTCGGCGCCGGCCGTGAGCAGCTGGATGAGCTTGAGCTTCGGCAGCTGGGGCAGCAGCTCGGGCGCCGAGCGGACCGGCCCGGGGACCAGGACCTCCGCTTCGGCGGCTTCCGGTGGCAGGGCCGAACCTGGCGTGTACCGCACGGGCTTCACCCC
Coding sequences within:
- a CDS encoding DUF397 domain-containing protein, with the translated sequence MDDKAHIRHELDLSAAQWRQAGPEGEVAFVPHTDGVTYIALRRAGADTVLVFTPSEWTAFRAGVQDNEFNRPADL
- the ilvN gene encoding acetolactate synthase small subunit, producing MTNHTLSVLVENVPGVLARVSGLFSRRGFNIESLAVGPTENPEVSRMTIVVAVDELPLEQVTKQLNKLVNVIKIVELEPSTAVRRELLLVKVRADATVRSQVLETVQLFRAKVVDVSPESLTVEATGTSDKIGALLRMLEPYGVRELVQSGMVAVGRGPRSITATSTR
- a CDS encoding PH domain-containing protein — translated: MAEESPQDNAPTAPKAIFRVPGTALLAVLFLAVCVTPVAFSLPGLPLLYLIPLGIGVWVVRTRTTADADGLTVRTVFGKRVLPWDSLKGFSLTGKSKVIAVLGDDTKVALPAVRTRHLPVLSLVSGGRLDDPSGQLSEEE
- a CDS encoding TIGR03620 family F420-dependent LLM class oxidoreductase, with the translated sequence MELIERTRAALGAVGIWLPNAPLKPPVEVERRETRRLDTLGYGSLWSGEGVGVREALAIHGILLGDTRNLVFGTGIANVWSRPASTLQAGAATLAAAHPGRFVLGVGIGHAFQAARTGGDYRPLSQLRDYLSTMDAEAAENPPAEAFPRVLAAVGPRMLELARERTEGAHPFFTPVEHTAFAREVLGPDKLLIPQLHVLLETDPVRARESQHDWLGYALGVKAYANAWRRFGYEPGLSDRFIDAAVAWGDEEAIARRVREQLDAGADHVLVTPSVGSLPEQADMLEKLAPALLEVAR
- a CDS encoding ankyrin repeat domain-containing protein — protein: MLNLEQLRKRAKDLLRAHRAGDPDAVARLRAARAPVRLADAQHVIARENGFPSWPKLKSYVDRLRRTGPELRHAYHEDPRYYTERALGLLASAKDGTPAAVASFTAIEAPLTRAGARRVVATEHGFDSWQALLRHVRDLDEPFTRAYRAIEARDVPELAAVLARFPGLVTARGTNGNDLLGMAAAACDERLVRVLLDAGADVGHANAHGWTALHQAGYAGLPELARMLLDARARPDVSARGDGGTPLVVALFWGHTPTAELLAAHGVWPRNLRVAAGLGQLELAEDAGAHREFYRPHGGFPAWRPSDSAAEVLDEALSWAARNDQADAITELVARGARLDADVYRGTALTWAAAGGKLRAVRRLLDLGADPNARGTFGGPDHGEGVTALHLAAQHGHLPTITLLLERGADPGIRDTIHHGDAASWADFGGQEAAVALLRDRRGG
- the ilvD gene encoding dihydroxy-acid dehydratase: MPQLRSRTTTHGRNAAGARSLWRATGMTDSDFGKPIVAIANSYTQFVPGHVHLKNLGDIVAEAVAEAGGVAREFHTIAVDDGIAMGHSGMLYSLPSREIIADSVEYMVNAHQADALVCISNCDKITPGMLNAAMRLNIPVVFVSGGPMEAGKAVVVGDVVHPSSDLITTISASANAAVDEQALAEVERSACPTCGSCSGMFTANSMNCLTEALGLSLPGNGSTLATHAARRELFAEAGRTVVELCKRWYGEDDESALPRSIANKHAFENAMALDMAMGGSTNTVLHILAAAQEGEIDFTIDDIDAIGRRVPCLSKVAPNSDYHMEDVHRAGGIPAILGELWRGGLLHEDVTSVHTPTLAEWLSTWDIRAESPSERAIELYHAAPGGVRTTEAFSTSNRWSSLDTDAAGGCIRDVEHAHTADGGLAILRGNLAENGAVIKSAGIDESLWRFQGPARVVESQEEAVSVILGKQIQPGEVLVVRYEGPAGGPGMQEMLHPTAFLKGSGLGKKCALITDGRFSGGSSGISVGHISPEAAAGGTIGLVENGDEILLDVRERRLELLVDDAVLAERRAKMEASERPWQPAERQRPVTGALRAYARMATSADTGAVRDPNK
- a CDS encoding acetolactate synthase large subunit; protein product: MTSATSRSETNAGPPAAAAAQPGHRPKPTPPAGTPVRVTGAQSLVRSLEAVGAEVVFGIPGGTILPAYDPLLDSTKVRHVLVRHEQGAGHAATGYAQATGKVGVCMATSGPGATNLVTPLADANMDSVPVVAITGQQSRALIGTDAFQEADICGITMPITKHNFLVTNPIDIPRVIAEAFHLAATGRPGPVLVDIPKDVLQETTSFSWPPEMRLPGYRPTLRPHGKQVREAAKLIARSRRPVLYVGGGVIKAKASKQLLELAELTGIPVVTTLMARGAFPDSHRQHLGMPGMHGSVAAVAAMQRADLLIALGARFDDRVTGQLSSFAPDATVVHADIDPAEISKNRKADVPIVGDCAEIINELIAAVHAENDKPDLGAWWTQIDSWRDTFPAGYEWPVDGTLSPQYVIERIGQLVGPDAIYTAGVGQHQMWAAQFIKYEKPATWINSGGLGTMGFAVPAAMGAQFGMPDKQVWAIDGDGCFQMTNQELATCAIEGAPIKVAVINNGNLGMVRQWQNLFYSERYSNTDLGTHKHRIPDFTLLAEALGCAGLRCETKEEVDQVIQRAMEINDRPVVIDFVVGKDAQVWPMVAAGTGNDEIMAARGIRPLFDDDEVSQ
- a CDS encoding TetR/AcrR family transcriptional regulator — its product is MTSAKPLRADARRNYDRLLAEAATAFARDGVDASLEEIARAAGVGIGTLYRHFATRSALLEALLRDRFDRVAELGRELIEHDRPGEALFRWLRELAAVSTTFRGLIEAVAVALRDETSELYESCHTMRGTGARLAERARAAGELREDVATEDMLLLVNAVAWASQHDPAGDARVPELLELVFSGLRPS
- a CDS encoding TIGR03620 family F420-dependent LLM class oxidoreductase, which encodes MSVGIWTFAFDTRPIGEVVEAAREIEELGFESIWCGEYRGREAFTQAGLLLAATEKLTVATGIARFGERTPLAAAAAGRTLAEAHPGRFVLGLGGHLPGDRPLRRFTEYLDGMDNAGLISPAAPYRRVLAALGPRMLELAASRTDGAHSYFVPPEHTAIAREAVGPKGYLVVEQSVVLDPDPASARQAAREFVGQYVGMAAHHRANLRRLGFTDDDLTEVSDRLVSAIVASGEQAVHDRIRAHLDAGADHVCVQVISDGLPRAEWRVLADLV
- the ilvC gene encoding ketol-acid reductoisomerase is translated as MAVEIFYDDDADLSIIQGRKVAVIGYGSQGHAHALSLRDSGVDVRIGLPEGSKSRAKAEEQGLKVLTPAEASKEADLIMILAPDTKQRFIYAEDIEPNLKDGDALFFGHGFNIRYELIKPPAGIDVAMVAPKGPGHLVRRQFVDGKGVPALIAVEQDATGGAEALALSYAAAIGGARAGVIKTTFTEETETDLFGEQAVLCGGASALVQTGFEVLTEAGYAPEIAYFEVLHELKLIVDLMYEGGIARQRYSVSDTAEYGDLTRGPRVITPAVKEEMKKILGEIQDGTFAREWVAEDEAGRPNFTKLEEQGAQHPIEETGKKLRDLMSWVDRPITETA